A stretch of Spirosoma oryzicola DNA encodes these proteins:
- a CDS encoding ferritin-like domain-containing protein has protein sequence MNLQNILNEIEKVDADVFERVAHVSRRHVFQNLLKKSIKAAAPVALGAVLNNAYAQNSSVADVLNFALTLEYLEAEFYNRGLATGGLITGMEGWNTFQQIAKHENAHVALLKSALGSAAIMKPNFDFTAKGAFPDTFSNYRTFLTLAQAFEDTGVRAYKGQAGNLISAPDVLTIALQIHSVEAMHAAKVRYLNGGRGWIVGAEGVPAAVYAGEDVRMQGGVDLVELTKQNVNRVTEAFDEPLTKAQVLAIATPFLA, from the coding sequence ATGAATCTACAAAACATACTTAATGAAATTGAGAAGGTTGATGCTGACGTATTCGAACGGGTAGCGCATGTATCTCGTCGTCACGTTTTCCAAAACCTACTCAAAAAATCAATCAAAGCCGCAGCGCCCGTAGCGTTGGGTGCGGTCTTGAACAACGCATACGCACAGAACAGCTCTGTCGCTGACGTACTTAATTTCGCGCTGACGCTCGAATACTTGGAAGCCGAATTCTACAATCGTGGTCTGGCCACCGGTGGTCTGATTACGGGTATGGAAGGATGGAACACGTTCCAGCAGATCGCCAAGCACGAAAACGCACACGTAGCGTTGCTGAAATCGGCTCTGGGTAGTGCTGCTATTATGAAGCCTAACTTCGACTTCACGGCTAAAGGTGCTTTCCCAGATACGTTCTCGAACTACCGGACGTTCCTGACGCTGGCTCAGGCTTTTGAAGATACGGGTGTTCGTGCTTACAAAGGCCAGGCTGGTAACCTGATCAGCGCACCAGACGTGCTGACAATTGCGCTACAGATTCACTCGGTAGAAGCGATGCACGCAGCCAAAGTTCGCTACCTGAACGGTGGTCGTGGATGGATCGTAGGTGCTGAAGGAGTACCAGCTGCTGTCTATGCGGGTGAAGACGTTCGCATGCAGGGTGGTGTAGATCTGGTAGAACTGACCAAACAAAACGTAAACCGCGTCACGGAAGCATTTGACGAGCCGCTCACGAAAGCACAGGTGTTGGCGATTGCTACCCCGTTCTTAGCGTAA
- a CDS encoding ferritin-like domain-containing protein codes for MEKLPNDPTVTPQGLTGKASAALGRRVFMRYLGATAAAGVVLSACHDQVVDPTAARGSARAGEAIDLGDIGSKDVNVLNYAYALEQLEAAFYSEVIKMPYMGMNGYERAILTDIRDHEIIHRDLFKAALGSAAIPGLTPNFSSINFNSRESVLGTARVFEAIGVSAYNGAGKYITTPDYLILAGKIVSVEARHTAIISELIKPQTMSFAGDDIVAAASGLGEARTPEEVLTLVRPYVQEILNGKNGRRA; via the coding sequence ATGGAAAAACTACCAAACGACCCAACGGTAACCCCGCAGGGCCTGACCGGTAAAGCCTCGGCCGCTCTCGGACGCCGTGTGTTTATGCGCTACCTCGGCGCTACTGCAGCAGCAGGTGTTGTACTAAGTGCTTGTCACGATCAAGTTGTTGATCCAACTGCGGCTAGAGGTTCAGCTCGTGCCGGAGAAGCCATCGACTTGGGTGATATCGGTTCCAAAGACGTAAACGTTCTGAACTATGCGTACGCTCTGGAACAACTGGAAGCCGCTTTCTACTCAGAGGTGATTAAAATGCCTTACATGGGTATGAACGGGTATGAAAGAGCCATTCTGACAGACATCCGCGATCATGAGATCATCCACCGCGATTTGTTTAAAGCGGCTCTGGGCAGCGCAGCCATCCCTGGTTTGACGCCGAACTTTAGCAGCATCAACTTCAACAGCCGTGAGTCAGTTCTAGGTACAGCGCGCGTTTTCGAAGCAATTGGTGTTTCTGCTTACAATGGTGCTGGTAAATACATCACAACGCCTGACTATCTGATACTTGCTGGTAAAATCGTTTCGGTAGAAGCGCGCCATACCGCCATTATCAGTGAACTGATCAAACCACAGACCATGTCTTTTGCCGGTGACGATATCGTTGCGGCTGCTTCTGGACTCGGTGAAGCTCGGACGCCGGAAGAAGTGTTGACACTCGTTCGGCCTTATGTTCAAGAAATTCTTAACGGTAAAAACGGACGTCGTGCATAA
- a CDS encoding ABC transporter ATP-binding protein — protein MKTYLRLLSFAKPLGRFLAPFVLTSLFASVFGVLNFTLLIPLLSILFNQVNPAQMQKFLSQPAPTLITSPTAAFNYYFAQVYEQYGKIGTLQFVCGVIVLSVLLSNVFKYLSVRQLESFKARMVAKLRETVFGQTLRLHLGFFSNERKGNLISRITTDVQEVENSIANSLSAASKEVFLLIGYIIALLSISVKLTLFAIIVIPVSGGFIATLVRKMKRDAQEGQQRLSGLVSLLDETFGGMRVVKGFVAEGFIMDKFQRENEGYRHAVRSLANRRELASPFSEVMGVAVVAGILLYGGTLVLSGQSDLMASEFITYIAIFSQVTRPAKDISNAFSGSQRGLASGERVLELIDTIPVVQDKPGAVKLGDFQQSISVRNVSFAYNADTPVLRDVTFDLPKGKTIALVGASGGGKSTIADLVPRFYDPTGGQILIDGVDLRDCTMESLRAQMGIVTQESILFNDTIFNNIAFGSATTEADVMEAARIANAHEFIMAQPDGYQTVIGDRGGKLSGGQRQRISIARAILKNPPILILDEATSALDTESEKLVQEALTRLMANRTTLVIAHRLSTIQHADEILVVNQGRIVERGRHDELLTVDEGFYRKLSTMQNV, from the coding sequence ATGAAAACATACCTTCGATTACTTTCTTTCGCTAAGCCGCTAGGCCGCTTTCTTGCGCCGTTTGTGCTAACGTCCCTGTTCGCCAGCGTGTTCGGTGTGTTGAATTTTACGCTGCTGATTCCGTTGCTGAGCATTCTGTTCAACCAGGTGAATCCGGCGCAGATGCAAAAATTTCTGAGTCAGCCAGCGCCAACGTTGATAACATCGCCTACGGCAGCATTCAACTACTATTTCGCCCAGGTTTATGAGCAATACGGGAAGATTGGTACGCTTCAATTCGTCTGCGGTGTCATTGTCCTGTCGGTACTGCTCAGCAATGTGTTCAAATATTTGTCGGTTAGGCAACTGGAGTCGTTCAAGGCGCGCATGGTAGCCAAGCTGCGGGAGACTGTATTCGGTCAGACGCTTCGGTTGCACCTGGGGTTTTTTTCCAATGAGCGAAAAGGGAACCTTATTTCCCGCATCACCACCGACGTACAGGAAGTCGAAAATTCGATTGCCAACTCGCTTTCGGCAGCGTCGAAAGAAGTATTTCTGCTGATCGGCTACATCATTGCGTTGTTGAGCATTTCGGTGAAGCTGACCTTATTTGCCATCATTGTCATCCCCGTTTCGGGCGGTTTTATTGCCACGTTGGTTCGTAAAATGAAGCGTGATGCGCAGGAAGGTCAACAACGGCTGAGCGGTCTGGTGAGTTTGCTGGACGAAACCTTCGGGGGAATGCGCGTGGTGAAAGGCTTTGTGGCCGAAGGGTTCATCATGGATAAATTCCAGCGCGAAAACGAAGGATACCGGCATGCGGTGCGGTCGCTGGCAAACCGGCGTGAACTGGCTTCGCCTTTCTCGGAAGTTATGGGCGTAGCTGTCGTTGCTGGTATTCTGCTGTACGGTGGCACGCTGGTATTGAGCGGGCAGTCAGATCTGATGGCGTCTGAGTTTATTACCTACATCGCCATTTTTTCGCAGGTAACGCGTCCAGCCAAAGATATTTCAAATGCGTTTAGTGGATCGCAGCGGGGCCTGGCTTCGGGCGAGCGGGTGCTTGAGCTAATCGATACAATTCCTGTCGTTCAGGATAAACCGGGTGCGGTAAAATTGGGTGATTTCCAGCAAAGTATTTCGGTCAGGAACGTATCGTTTGCTTATAACGCCGATACGCCGGTTTTGCGTGATGTTACCTTTGATCTACCTAAAGGCAAAACGATTGCGCTGGTCGGGGCGTCGGGTGGCGGAAAATCGACCATCGCCGACTTGGTTCCCCGCTTTTACGATCCAACCGGCGGACAAATTTTAATTGATGGCGTCGATCTACGCGATTGTACGATGGAATCCCTACGGGCGCAGATGGGTATCGTGACTCAGGAAAGCATTTTGTTCAACGACACGATTTTCAACAACATCGCATTCGGTAGTGCGACTACGGAAGCCGACGTGATGGAAGCCGCCCGGATTGCCAATGCCCATGAGTTTATCATGGCCCAGCCGGACGGTTACCAGACGGTTATCGGTGACCGGGGCGGAAAACTATCGGGAGGGCAGCGGCAACGCATCAGCATCGCCCGCGCTATTCTAAAAAATCCACCGATTCTTATTCTCGATGAGGCCACTTCGGCGCTTGACACTGAATCCGAAAAGCTAGTCCAGGAAGCGTTAACGCGTTTGATGGCTAACCGGACAACGCTTGTTATTGCCCACCGACTCAGCACGATTCAACATGCCGACGAAATTTTGGTGGTGAATCAGGGACGTATTGTTGAACGGGGGCGGCATGATGAGCTACTGACGGTAGATGAAGGCTTTTACCGCAAGCTGAGCACCATGCAAAATGTATAA
- a CDS encoding glycosyltransferase family 4 protein has protein sequence MPSLFIDAERLRDLNSGLGQVCLHLGHELVRQRPDSWNITFLVPKGQAGVFGDSVDYIEASWQRKLWIPPHPKVGRYDVWHCLHQDSVYLPIRSKLMLTIYDLNFLERADYSVEKKARKLARLQRKIDRATLLTAGSAYTASVVREHLRIPETLPFKVVYTGVAVSEQDVQPDALQPAFLTGDDKPFFLFVGVIHPKKNVHTLLPLLEAFPDYRLVLAGPDRHPYAQHIREQAQKLGVADRLVMPGPVDEATKLWLYAHCDAFLFPSLSEGFGLPVAEAMTFGKPVFISDLTSLPEVGGKEAYYFENFEPESMAKLIHDGLHDFGQNPLRQERLRRRAASFSWPNVASEYWNLYKGIVAGEQFV, from the coding sequence ATGCCTTCACTTTTTATTGACGCCGAACGGTTACGTGATTTAAATAGCGGTCTTGGTCAGGTCTGTCTGCACTTAGGGCATGAGTTAGTTCGCCAGCGTCCTGACTCATGGAATATAACCTTTCTGGTGCCCAAAGGGCAGGCCGGAGTTTTTGGCGATTCCGTCGATTACATTGAAGCATCGTGGCAGCGTAAACTCTGGATTCCTCCTCACCCTAAAGTGGGCCGGTATGATGTTTGGCACTGTCTGCACCAGGATTCGGTATACCTGCCCATACGGTCAAAACTGATGCTGACGATTTATGATTTAAATTTTTTGGAACGAGCCGACTATTCGGTTGAAAAAAAAGCGCGTAAACTGGCGCGGCTTCAGCGTAAAATTGACCGGGCTACGCTGCTGACGGCTGGGTCGGCCTATACGGCTTCGGTGGTGCGGGAGCATTTGCGCATTCCCGAAACGTTACCGTTCAAAGTCGTGTATACCGGTGTTGCCGTCAGTGAGCAGGATGTACAACCTGATGCACTACAACCGGCTTTTCTGACCGGCGATGACAAACCGTTTTTTCTGTTTGTGGGCGTTATCCATCCAAAGAAAAACGTTCATACGCTGCTGCCGCTACTCGAAGCGTTCCCGGATTACCGACTGGTATTAGCCGGACCGGATCGCCATCCGTACGCGCAGCATATTCGCGAACAGGCGCAGAAGCTCGGCGTTGCTGATCGACTCGTCATGCCCGGCCCAGTTGATGAAGCTACCAAACTGTGGCTCTACGCGCACTGCGACGCGTTTCTGTTTCCGTCGCTGTCCGAAGGATTCGGTTTGCCGGTAGCCGAAGCCATGACCTTTGGCAAGCCTGTGTTTATTTCTGATCTAACCAGTTTGCCCGAAGTAGGCGGTAAAGAAGCGTACTACTTTGAGAATTTTGAACCAGAAAGTATGGCGAAACTGATCCACGACGGACTTCACGATTTCGGTCAGAACCCGTTACGGCAGGAGCGATTGCGCCGGCGGGCCGCCAGTTTTAGTTGGCCGAACGTAGCCAGTGAGTACTGGAACCTGTACAAAGGCATCGTGGCCGGAGAACAGTTCGTATAA
- the hemE gene encoding uroporphyrinogen decarboxylase has translation MTLQNDLFLRTARGELTERVPVWMMRQAGRVLAEYRAVRERAGSFITLAKTPELAAEVTIQPVDAFGVDAAIIFSDILVIPEAMGLPYEMIESRGPVFPETVRTMSDLSRLRVADAESDLGYVLDAIKLTKKELNGRVPLIGFAGAPFTIFCYMTEGKGSKTFSVAKKLLYTDPDFAHALLQQITDSTIAYLQAQIRAGADLVQLFDSWAGILSPEQYRTFSLPYLKQICDLITDVPITVFAKGAFFARQEIGQLSCDVVGLDWNMDPHESRQLIPDRVLQGNLDPCVLYADFAQIRAEVKRMFDGFGHQHYIANLGHGIYPDTDPDKARCFVDAVKEM, from the coding sequence ATGACTTTACAAAATGACTTATTTCTCCGCACGGCGCGGGGCGAATTAACCGAGCGCGTGCCGGTTTGGATGATGCGGCAGGCAGGTCGTGTGCTAGCCGAATACCGAGCCGTCCGGGAGCGGGCAGGCAGTTTTATTACGCTGGCCAAAACGCCCGAGCTGGCGGCTGAAGTAACGATCCAACCGGTCGATGCGTTCGGCGTTGATGCGGCTATCATTTTCTCCGATATTTTGGTCATACCCGAAGCCATGGGCCTTCCGTATGAGATGATCGAAAGTCGGGGACCCGTTTTTCCTGAAACGGTTCGCACGATGAGCGACTTAAGCCGGTTGCGCGTCGCCGATGCAGAAAGTGACCTGGGCTACGTGCTGGATGCGATCAAGCTGACCAAAAAAGAGCTGAATGGCCGGGTACCGCTGATCGGTTTTGCCGGAGCACCGTTCACCATTTTTTGCTACATGACCGAAGGTAAGGGTTCCAAGACGTTTTCGGTAGCGAAGAAGCTGCTGTATACCGACCCTGATTTTGCCCACGCCTTGCTTCAGCAGATTACCGACAGTACGATTGCTTATTTGCAGGCTCAGATACGGGCGGGTGCCGATTTGGTGCAGCTTTTTGATTCGTGGGCGGGTATTCTTTCGCCTGAACAGTACCGTACCTTCTCGTTGCCTTACCTCAAACAAATCTGTGATCTGATTACCGATGTACCCATAACGGTCTTTGCAAAAGGCGCTTTTTTTGCCCGGCAGGAAATCGGTCAGTTGAGTTGCGATGTGGTTGGTTTGGACTGGAACATGGACCCGCACGAATCCCGCCAATTGATTCCAGACCGCGTGCTGCAAGGCAACTTAGATCCGTGTGTTCTCTACGCCGATTTTGCGCAGATACGCGCCGAGGTCAAGCGTATGTTTGACGGATTCGGGCACCAGCATTACATTGCCAACCTGGGCCACGGCATTTATCCGGATACAGATCCCGACAAGGCGCGTTGCTTCGTGGATGCCGTAAAAGAAATGTAA
- a CDS encoding bifunctional heptose 7-phosphate kinase/heptose 1-phosphate adenyltransferase produces the protein MSPVLDMTIDELFDQFDKLRVLIIGDVMLDSYVWGRVERISPEAPVPVVTVDRRELRLGGAGNVLLNVQALGAEAIICSVIGTDEPGDRLVGELCDRGLNCDGLIRSAERITTIKERIIASSQQIVRVDTETDKYITTNERSQLINKIKELIPTCHVVIFEDYDKGVLSEELITEVTDFANAQGVPTVVDPKKRNFLSYRNTTLFKPNLKELREGLKLEFDVDNANEFESAVDELKTRLNVKGALITLSERGVFIDFNGEKHKLPAHIRKIADVSGAGDTVISIAACCVALKQSPAIIAGLSNLGGGLVCESVGVVPVDKTQLKEEAKECL, from the coding sequence ATGAGTCCGGTCCTGGATATGACCATCGACGAACTGTTCGACCAATTCGATAAACTCCGCGTCCTGATTATAGGCGATGTCATGCTCGATTCTTACGTGTGGGGGCGCGTTGAGCGTATCTCTCCCGAAGCACCCGTACCCGTCGTTACGGTTGACCGGCGTGAATTGCGGCTTGGTGGAGCGGGCAACGTATTGCTGAATGTACAGGCTTTGGGAGCCGAAGCAATTATCTGTTCGGTCATTGGAACCGACGAACCCGGTGACCGGCTTGTTGGTGAACTGTGCGACCGGGGGTTGAACTGCGACGGACTTATTCGCAGCGCCGAGCGAATCACGACCATCAAGGAACGGATCATTGCGAGTTCGCAACAAATCGTACGGGTCGATACCGAAACTGACAAATACATCACTACCAACGAGCGCAGCCAGCTAATCAACAAGATAAAAGAACTGATTCCGACCTGTCACGTCGTTATTTTCGAGGATTACGATAAAGGCGTTCTGAGCGAAGAATTGATTACCGAAGTTACCGATTTTGCGAATGCGCAGGGGGTTCCGACGGTCGTTGACCCAAAGAAACGAAATTTTCTGTCGTACCGAAATACGACATTATTCAAGCCAAATCTGAAAGAATTACGCGAAGGATTAAAGCTCGAATTTGACGTAGATAACGCCAATGAGTTTGAGTCGGCTGTCGACGAGTTGAAAACGAGACTGAACGTAAAAGGAGCGTTGATCACGCTTTCGGAACGGGGCGTATTTATTGACTTCAACGGTGAAAAGCACAAACTGCCTGCTCATATCCGCAAGATTGCCGACGTGTCGGGGGCGGGCGACACCGTCATCAGCATTGCCGCCTGTTGCGTAGCCCTGAAACAATCACCTGCTATCATCGCCGGATTATCCAATTTAGGCGGAGGGCTGGTTTGTGAATCCGTCGGCGTAGTACCGGTTGACAAAACGCAATTAAAAGAAGAAGCCAAAGAATGCCTGTAA
- a CDS encoding xylulokinase: protein MYFIGFDLGSSSVKASLVNAESGTAVASAFFPQTEMAIEAPQPGFAEQQPENWWINACLASKSVLQKANVRPEDVKAIGISYQMHGLVVVDKAFNVLRPSIIWCDSRAVPFGNRAFDDLGHDRTLQHLLNSPGNFTAAKLAWVKANEPDVYAEVHKFMLPGDYLAARMTGEIVTTASGLSEGVLWDFQADQPAQFLLDYYGFDSSLMATLKPTFAPQGELTASAASELGLAAGTPVTYRAGDQPNNAFSLNVLEPGQIAATAGTSGVVYGVSDQLSYDPKSRVNTFLHVSHTSAAPRYGVLMCVNGTGILNSWLRNQVLRRSIGYDEMNVLAHEAPVGADGLICLPFGNGAERILENADLGASFHGLQLTRHGLPHFIRAAQEGIVFAFYYGIQVMESVGVGLQTIRAGEANMFLSPLFRDTLANLTGAAIELYNTDGAQGAARGAGLGLGYYKNAQEAFAGLHVVKTIEPDMRAQEGYRDAYGRWLETLARS from the coding sequence ATGTATTTTATTGGCTTCGACTTAGGTAGTTCGTCCGTTAAAGCGTCTCTCGTTAACGCCGAAAGTGGTACAGCGGTGGCTTCCGCTTTTTTCCCCCAAACCGAAATGGCGATTGAAGCGCCCCAGCCGGGTTTTGCCGAGCAGCAGCCCGAAAACTGGTGGATCAACGCTTGTCTGGCCAGTAAATCCGTTTTACAGAAAGCCAATGTCCGGCCCGAAGACGTGAAAGCCATCGGCATTTCGTACCAGATGCACGGGCTGGTCGTTGTTGACAAAGCATTTAACGTACTGCGTCCGTCCATTATCTGGTGCGACAGCCGGGCGGTTCCCTTCGGCAATCGGGCGTTCGATGATCTCGGCCATGACCGCACGCTTCAACACCTGCTAAACTCACCGGGCAATTTCACGGCGGCCAAACTTGCCTGGGTGAAAGCGAACGAACCTGACGTGTACGCCGAAGTCCATAAGTTTATGCTTCCCGGCGATTATCTGGCGGCTCGGATGACCGGCGAGATCGTGACGACAGCCTCAGGTTTGTCGGAAGGTGTACTCTGGGATTTTCAGGCAGATCAACCAGCACAGTTTCTACTCGATTATTACGGGTTCGATTCGTCACTAATGGCAACCCTTAAACCAACGTTTGCGCCACAGGGTGAGCTTACGGCATCGGCAGCCAGCGAACTCGGCCTTGCGGCTGGCACACCCGTCACCTACCGCGCTGGTGACCAACCCAACAATGCGTTCTCCCTGAACGTACTGGAACCGGGCCAGATTGCGGCCACTGCCGGAACGTCGGGTGTTGTGTATGGTGTTAGTGATCAGCTCAGCTACGATCCAAAATCTCGGGTTAATACGTTTCTTCACGTCAGCCACACCAGCGCAGCTCCCCGATACGGCGTCCTGATGTGCGTCAATGGTACGGGCATTCTGAACAGTTGGTTACGCAACCAGGTCCTGCGCCGGTCGATCGGGTACGACGAGATGAACGTGCTGGCGCACGAAGCGCCCGTTGGAGCCGATGGTCTCATCTGTTTGCCGTTTGGAAATGGTGCCGAACGTATTCTCGAAAATGCGGATTTAGGAGCTTCGTTTCACGGGCTGCAACTAACGCGACATGGTTTACCCCATTTCATCCGGGCGGCCCAGGAAGGAATCGTATTCGCGTTCTATTACGGCATTCAGGTTATGGAAAGCGTAGGGGTTGGCCTACAAACCATCCGGGCGGGCGAAGCAAATATGTTCCTGAGTCCCCTTTTCCGCGATACCCTCGCCAATCTGACGGGAGCGGCTATCGAGCTATACAATACGGATGGTGCTCAGGGAGCCGCTCGGGGTGCAGGGTTAGGACTCGGCTATTACAAAAACGCGCAGGAAGCATTCGCGGGTTTACACGTGGTCAAAACTATTGAGCCCGATATGCGCGCTCAGGAAGGTTACCGGGACGCCTATGGGCGGTGGTTAGAGACGTTGGCCCGTAGTTAA
- the xylA gene encoding xylose isomerase gives MSGTNLTLGEKIYFPFIEKPIQFEGRESDNPLAFKFYDANRPILGTPMKDLFRFATAYWHTFCGTGGDPFGPGVKHFPWDENSDRLAAAHDKMDAAFEFITKIGMEYYCFHDVDVAPEGNSNAEFEKNFRAIVDYAKQKQAASGVKLLWGTANLFSHERYMNGASTNPDFHVLAHGGWQVKNAIDATIELGGRGYTFWGGREGYMSLLNTNMKREQEHLGKFLQISRDYARKQGFTGSFYIEPKPMEPTKHQYDFDAATVVGFLNRFGLQDDFELNLETNHATLANHTFAHELQVAADNNMLGSIDANRGDYQNGWDTDQFPVDVYELTEAMLVILEAGGLKSGGVNFDAKTRRNSTDLEDLFIAHIGGMDTFARAAIAAEAILDKSKYKQMRADRYASYDSAEGARFEKGELTLEDLREYALNNGEPKQVSGKQELYEMIVNQYI, from the coding sequence ATGTCTGGTACGAACTTAACCCTCGGCGAAAAAATTTATTTCCCGTTTATTGAAAAACCGATTCAATTTGAAGGTCGCGAATCGGACAATCCGCTGGCTTTTAAATTTTACGATGCAAACCGGCCTATCCTGGGTACGCCCATGAAAGATCTGTTCCGGTTCGCTACCGCTTATTGGCATACCTTCTGTGGTACCGGTGGCGATCCTTTCGGCCCTGGCGTTAAACACTTCCCCTGGGACGAAAACTCGGATCGGCTGGCGGCTGCCCATGATAAGATGGATGCTGCCTTCGAGTTTATCACCAAAATCGGCATGGAGTACTACTGCTTCCACGATGTCGATGTCGCTCCCGAAGGCAATTCAAACGCCGAATTCGAAAAAAACTTCCGCGCCATTGTCGACTACGCCAAGCAAAAGCAGGCTGCCAGTGGTGTTAAGCTGTTGTGGGGTACGGCTAATTTGTTCTCGCACGAGCGCTACATGAACGGGGCGTCAACCAATCCGGACTTCCACGTGCTGGCTCACGGTGGCTGGCAGGTTAAGAACGCCATTGACGCAACCATCGAACTAGGCGGACGCGGTTACACATTCTGGGGTGGTCGCGAAGGCTACATGTCGCTACTGAACACCAACATGAAACGCGAGCAGGAACATTTGGGTAAGTTTCTCCAAATTAGCCGGGACTACGCCCGGAAGCAAGGCTTTACCGGTTCGTTCTACATCGAACCCAAGCCGATGGAGCCGACCAAGCACCAGTACGATTTCGACGCAGCTACGGTTGTCGGCTTCCTGAACCGCTTTGGCTTGCAGGACGATTTCGAGCTGAACCTTGAAACCAACCATGCTACACTGGCAAACCATACCTTCGCGCACGAATTGCAGGTAGCTGCCGACAACAACATGCTGGGTTCGATTGATGCGAACCGGGGCGACTACCAGAACGGCTGGGATACCGACCAGTTCCCGGTAGATGTATACGAGTTAACCGAAGCGATGCTGGTTATTCTGGAAGCGGGTGGTTTAAAGTCGGGCGGTGTCAACTTCGACGCTAAAACTCGTCGGAATTCTACCGATCTGGAAGATCTCTTTATCGCTCACATCGGCGGTATGGACACCTTTGCGCGGGCTGCGATTGCCGCTGAAGCCATTCTGGATAAATCGAAATACAAACAAATGCGCGCCGACCGCTACGCAAGCTACGACAGCGCTGAAGGTGCCCGTTTCGAGAAAGGTGAACTGACGCTGGAAGATTTGCGCGAGTATGCCTTGAACAACGGCGAACCGAAGCAGGTCAGCGGCAAGCAGGAGCTTTACGAGATGATCGTTAATCAATACATTTAG
- a CDS encoding nuclear transport factor 2 family protein produces the protein MKIVLLLLITFICGSAIAQTTPDESAVRVSVNQLFEGMKKADSTMLKAVFAPGARLQTVVNKQGNVSVQDEAIAQFISSVGKAKAGALDERLSSMEIKIDGELATAWTPYSFYYNGQQSHCGVNAFTLVKLAGTWKIQTIIDTRRKQNCP, from the coding sequence ATGAAGATCGTACTGCTTCTTCTAATAACCTTTATTTGTGGTTCGGCTATTGCACAGACTACCCCCGACGAATCAGCCGTTCGGGTGTCGGTCAATCAGTTGTTCGAAGGCATGAAAAAAGCAGACTCGACAATGCTCAAAGCTGTTTTTGCGCCGGGTGCCCGATTACAAACCGTCGTTAATAAGCAGGGAAACGTATCCGTGCAGGATGAAGCGATCGCTCAATTTATATCGTCTGTTGGCAAAGCGAAAGCCGGTGCGCTGGACGAACGCTTATCGAGCATGGAAATTAAAATTGACGGCGAACTGGCTACTGCCTGGACGCCCTACTCGTTTTATTACAACGGCCAGCAAAGTCACTGTGGTGTGAATGCCTTTACGCTGGTCAAGCTGGCGGGTACCTGGAAGATTCAAACGATCATCGACACCCGCCGAAAACAAAATTGTCCTTAA
- a CDS encoding enoyl-CoA hydratase/isomerase family protein: MLYTADQVAQLPVNGFRYLITSLEDHVMTITLNRPEKKNALHPPMLHELAFALAYAHHTPEVWIVVLAASGDTFCAGMDLKALSVGDTEQATVPAPSGPVRLGELMAQLCKPCIARVQGPVYAGGFLLVGASTYVVAVESATFSLPEVKRGLFPFQVMAVLLDIMPARTALDLCLRARTLSAAEALAFGLVTTLATAAELGATVTGLLDELKQLSPTAMQFGLRAYQQLKSLPSSEQQAYLYEQFGQLQQTPDAKEGMAAFLEKRKPNWNP; the protein is encoded by the coding sequence ATGCTATATACGGCCGATCAAGTCGCTCAGTTGCCCGTCAACGGCTTTCGATACCTGATCACCTCGCTTGAGGATCATGTGATGACCATCACGCTCAACCGGCCTGAAAAGAAAAATGCATTGCATCCGCCCATGCTCCATGAGTTGGCATTTGCGTTGGCTTACGCCCATCATACACCCGAGGTCTGGATCGTTGTATTAGCCGCATCCGGCGACACGTTCTGCGCCGGAATGGATTTAAAAGCATTATCGGTGGGTGATACGGAACAAGCTACTGTGCCCGCGCCGTCCGGCCCGGTTCGCCTAGGCGAGTTGATGGCTCAGTTGTGTAAACCATGCATTGCGCGGGTACAGGGTCCGGTATACGCAGGCGGTTTTTTGTTGGTAGGAGCAAGTACGTACGTTGTTGCTGTGGAGTCGGCTACGTTTAGTTTGCCAGAGGTAAAGCGAGGTTTATTCCCGTTTCAGGTGATGGCTGTTTTGCTCGATATAATGCCCGCCCGAACGGCGCTCGATCTGTGCCTGCGCGCTCGAACACTTTCGGCTGCTGAAGCACTGGCGTTCGGACTGGTTACAACCCTTGCAACGGCTGCCGAGCTTGGCGCTACTGTCACCGGTCTTTTGGACGAGTTAAAGCAATTGTCGCCAACGGCGATGCAGTTTGGTTTACGAGCTTACCAACAACTAAAAAGCCTGCCGTCTAGTGAACAGCAAGCTTACTTATACGAACAGTTTGGACAGCTTCAGCAGACGCCGGACGCTAAAGAGGGTATGGCTGCTTTTCTGGAGAAACGAAAACCCAACTGGAATCCGTAG